A stretch of Methanococcus voltae DNA encodes these proteins:
- the pfdA gene encoding prefoldin subunit alpha, giving the protein MQNQETQNQFMALEVYGEQVKKLQEESSSIDVMLSELEKGIDSMYGTNTEGEVIIPLGGGAFVKAEIKTPGKVIVAVSSDIFIEKDVESAAEDFKHSIEELQKTKDVINEHIKKLNQEITNIRADLEKRAQQIEKRQKLIQRGRNAPNQ; this is encoded by the coding sequence ATGCAAAATCAAGAAACTCAAAATCAATTTATGGCATTAGAAGTTTACGGTGAGCAAGTAAAAAAATTACAAGAAGAATCTTCCAGCATCGATGTAATGTTATCAGAACTTGAAAAAGGTATCGATTCAATGTATGGTACAAACACCGAGGGTGAAGTTATTATACCATTAGGTGGCGGTGCTTTTGTAAAAGCTGAGATTAAAACACCAGGTAAAGTAATTGTTGCTGTTTCTTCAGACATATTTATTGAAAAAGACGTGGAAAGTGCTGCAGAAGATTTCAAACATAGTATTGAAGAATTACAAAAAACAAAAGATGTAATTAACGAACACATTAAAAAATTAAACCAGGAAATAACAAATATTAGGGCAGATTTAGAAAAAAGAGCTCAGCAAATCGAAAAAAGACAAAAATTAATACAAAGAGGTAGAAATGCTCCAAATCAATAA
- a CDS encoding amidohydrolase: protein MIAIKNILLLNNFEEPQKCKKSDILIENNLITKICNAGDLKIPEGATIIDGTKKAIMPGLINTHTHIPMTIFRGVADDLPLMDWLGNHIWPLEAKLDEEIIHAGTMLGCMEMIKTGTVAFNDMYFFTDSIIKAVESVNMRCTLSYGLIDLCDEEKRESEMNSQKDVLNSLEKAHNKNELINAAVGPHAPYTCSAELLQHAHDLAKEHNVPMNIHMNETEDEIKQIKEKTGLRPFEFLNSLGVFDDINVVAAHCVHVSENEMKILKDKNIYVSHNPLSNLKLGSGIAPIPTYLKNNINVTLGTDGCASNNNLNLFESIKACATIHKGVQQDSTVVKVSEVLNMATKNASKALNYNSGEIKEGMWADLVILDLKNPTLIPNKNIVSHLAYSFNGVVETVIINGKIVLEDGKMTTMDEDKVYEKAEEAYLNLVN, encoded by the coding sequence ATGATAGCAATTAAAAATATACTATTATTAAATAATTTTGAAGAACCACAAAAATGTAAGAAATCAGACATTTTAATTGAAAATAATTTGATAACTAAAATATGCAATGCGGGAGACCTTAAAATTCCTGAAGGAGCTACTATAATTGACGGCACTAAAAAAGCAATAATGCCAGGTTTAATAAATACGCATACGCACATACCTATGACAATATTTAGGGGAGTAGCAGATGATTTACCTTTAATGGACTGGTTAGGTAATCACATATGGCCTTTAGAGGCTAAATTGGATGAAGAAATAATTCACGCAGGCACTATGCTTGGATGTATGGAAATGATTAAAACAGGAACTGTCGCTTTTAATGATATGTATTTCTTCACTGATTCTATTATAAAAGCTGTAGAATCTGTTAATATGAGATGTACGTTATCATACGGGCTTATTGATTTATGTGATGAAGAAAAAAGAGAAAGTGAGATGAACTCGCAAAAAGATGTACTTAATTCTTTAGAAAAAGCACATAATAAAAATGAATTAATAAACGCAGCAGTAGGTCCTCACGCTCCATATACTTGTTCAGCAGAATTATTGCAACACGCTCACGATTTAGCAAAAGAACATAACGTACCTATGAATATACATATGAATGAAACAGAAGACGAAATAAAACAAATAAAAGAGAAAACAGGGTTAAGACCTTTCGAATTTTTAAATTCATTAGGGGTATTTGATGACATAAATGTAGTTGCAGCACACTGTGTCCACGTATCTGAAAATGAAATGAAGATTTTAAAGGATAAAAATATTTATGTTTCCCATAATCCTCTTAGTAATTTAAAATTAGGCTCTGGTATAGCCCCTATTCCAACATATTTAAAGAATAATATAAATGTTACATTGGGAACAGATGGATGTGCAAGTAATAATAATTTAAACTTATTTGAAAGCATTAAAGCTTGTGCAACAATCCATAAGGGTGTTCAACAAGATTCAACAGTCGTTAAAGTTTCTGAAGTTTTAAATATGGCAACTAAAAACGCAAGTAAAGCTTTAAACTATAATTCTGGTGAAATAAAAGAAGGAATGTGGGCAGATTTAGTAATTTTGGACTTAAAAAACCCTACCTTAATACCTAATAAGAATATTGTTTCACACTTGGCATATTCATTTAACGGCGTAGTTGAAACCGTAATTATAAACGGAAAAATAGTTTTAGAAGACGGAAAAATGACTACAATGGATGAAGATAAAGTTTATGAAAAAGCAGAAGAAGCTTATTTAAATTTGGTGAATTAA
- the pstK gene encoding L-seryl-tRNA(Sec) kinase yields the protein MLIMLVGLPSVGKSTFSKNLSKKLSEKNFDNIILGTDLIRESFPVWKEKYEDYIKKMNNYLISEALNEGFTVIIDDTNYYNSKRRDLMHMANSKNKNCISIYLKAPLDVLLTRNIARGAKIPNSVIEDMYSKFDEMGTKYKWDKPDLEINTHRDDINFEEVANKIIELNNIKTKNKELEKDVKKDNYSSNNNKNIDDIDELLKEFKNRVDVETRHVMGEFIKNNKNLSKNTIKELSNYRKNYIKNIKKIVDIEIKEYNSDLDDYALKYLEEFKKELKKII from the coding sequence ATGTTGATTATGCTTGTAGGGTTGCCTTCTGTGGGCAAATCTACATTTTCTAAAAATTTATCAAAAAAATTAAGTGAAAAGAATTTTGACAATATAATATTAGGAACAGATTTAATTAGAGAGAGTTTTCCTGTTTGGAAAGAAAAATATGAGGATTACATCAAAAAAATGAACAATTATTTGATAAGTGAAGCTTTAAACGAAGGATTTACAGTTATAATAGATGACACTAATTATTATAACTCCAAAAGAAGAGATTTAATGCATATGGCAAATTCAAAAAATAAAAATTGCATATCTATTTATTTAAAAGCTCCTTTGGACGTTTTACTTACTCGAAACATTGCGAGAGGTGCTAAAATCCCCAATTCAGTTATCGAAGATATGTATTCTAAATTTGATGAAATGGGGACAAAATACAAATGGGATAAACCAGATTTAGAAATAAATACACATCGAGATGACATAAACTTTGAAGAAGTTGCCAATAAAATCATTGAATTGAATAATATTAAAACAAAAAATAAAGAACTTGAAAAAGATGTTAAAAAAGATAATTACTCCAGTAATAACAATAAAAATATTGATGATATCGATGAACTCTTGAAAGAGTTTAAAAATAGAGTGGATGTAGAAACTAGGCACGTTATGGGTGAATTTATTAAAAATAATAAAAATTTATCCAAAAATACAATTAAGGAATTATCAAATTATCGTAAAAATTATATTAAAAACATTAAAAAAATTGTAGATATTGAAATTAAAGAATATAACTCAGATTTAGACGATTATGCTTTAAAATATTTAGAAGAATTTAAAAAAGAATTAAAAAAAATTATTTAA
- a CDS encoding bifunctional NADP phosphatase/NAD kinase: MTADMLKMAIKVTENLERSIRPLIGWEKSNEIVKIGADGTPTKRIDLIAENIAISSLEKSCSTILISEEIGFKIIGRETPKYIVILDPIDGTYNALNDIPIYSVSLAMGKISNDKLEKLKELILNNNNTNTNNNTNNNTNNNTNNNINNNKKSKANEKNFLDTLKDFVKKNFTINDLDVGVVKNISTGDTYYAEKNKGAYVLKNGKECEKRKINVSNIKNLKDASMGVFAYGLSSETLNFIKDRKISRIRIFGSIALEMCYVARGSLDAYINVNETTRLCDMAAGYIILEEAGGDITTKNGMQMNLPLDIAEKSSFICSNKDLHKKLVGTFGNKWRLKPTKIGIISRFDNEESLNVAYNTVKYLESKGIAYKLDKGIHNALNNRLNANLMDDIQDISHIISIGGDGTVLRASKLIEGNEIPIICVDMGTVGFLTEFGKEDVYSAIDSVLNGNYTIEKRTKLSGLINYDFNDKNAGKKELKEMQKFISDALNEVVITTNNPAKIMDFEVYINGILAENVRADGIIISTPNGSTAYSLSAGGPIIEPTVDAFIIVPICPFKLSSRPLVVDGNSEIKLKIMKKSAMVVIDGNKEALVSKGDEITFRKSNSYTYFVKGSNFYNKVKKLSLME; the protein is encoded by the coding sequence ATGACCGCAGATATGCTTAAAATGGCAATAAAGGTGACAGAGAATTTAGAAAGAAGTATTCGCCCATTAATAGGTTGGGAGAAATCTAACGAAATCGTTAAAATAGGTGCTGATGGTACGCCAACTAAACGAATAGATTTGATAGCGGAAAATATTGCCATAAGTTCTCTTGAAAAGTCCTGCTCTACTATATTAATTAGCGAAGAAATAGGTTTTAAGATAATTGGTAGGGAAACGCCCAAGTATATTGTAATTTTAGACCCTATTGATGGTACATATAACGCTTTAAACGATATTCCCATATACTCAGTTTCATTGGCAATGGGTAAAATAAGCAACGATAAATTAGAGAAACTTAAGGAATTAATTTTAAACAATAATAATACCAATACTAATAATAATACTAATAATAATACTAATAATAATACTAATAATAATATTAATAATAATAAAAAATCAAAAGCCAATGAAAAGAATTTTTTAGATACTTTAAAAGATTTTGTAAAGAAAAATTTTACAATAAATGATTTAGACGTTGGCGTTGTAAAAAATATATCCACGGGGGATACATATTACGCAGAAAAAAATAAAGGGGCTTATGTTTTAAAAAATGGTAAGGAATGCGAAAAACGAAAAATCAATGTTTCAAATATTAAAAATTTAAAAGATGCTTCTATGGGCGTATTTGCATATGGTTTGTCTTCTGAAACATTAAATTTTATAAAAGACCGTAAAATAAGTAGGATAAGAATATTTGGGTCTATAGCCTTGGAAATGTGTTATGTGGCAAGGGGTTCACTTGACGCATACATAAATGTTAACGAAACAACTCGTTTATGTGATATGGCGGCAGGATATATCATATTGGAAGAAGCAGGTGGTGATATAACCACTAAAAACGGTATGCAAATGAATTTACCATTAGATATTGCAGAAAAAAGCTCTTTTATATGTTCGAATAAGGATTTACATAAAAAACTTGTGGGAACTTTTGGAAATAAATGGAGATTGAAACCCACTAAAATCGGAATAATTTCCAGATTTGACAACGAAGAATCTTTAAATGTTGCATACAACACTGTAAAATATTTGGAATCTAAAGGTATAGCCTATAAATTAGATAAAGGAATACACAATGCACTTAATAATAGATTGAATGCTAATTTAATGGATGATATACAGGATATTTCTCATATCATATCTATTGGTGGTGATGGAACAGTTTTAAGGGCTTCTAAACTAATAGAAGGTAATGAAATACCCATAATATGCGTAGATATGGGTACAGTTGGATTTTTAACAGAATTTGGCAAAGAAGATGTATATAGTGCAATTGATAGCGTTTTAAATGGTAATTACACTATCGAAAAACGTACTAAATTATCTGGACTTATAAATTATGATTTTAATGATAAAAATGCTGGAAAAAAAGAACTAAAAGAAATGCAAAAATTCATATCCGACGCTTTAAACGAGGTTGTGATTACGACAAACAATCCTGCAAAAATAATGGATTTTGAGGTTTATATAAACGGTATTTTGGCTGAAAATGTCCGTGCAGATGGTATTATAATTTCAACCCCTAATGGGTCAACTGCTTACTCATTAAGTGCAGGGGGGCCGATAATTGAGCCTACTGTCGATGCTTTCATAATTGTGCCAATATGTCCATTTAAATTATCCTCTCGACCGCTTGTGGTAGATGGAAATTCTGAAATAAAGCTTAAAATAATGAAAAAATCTGCAATGGTTGTAATAGATGGTAATAAAGAAGCATTGGTTTCTAAAGGTGATGAAATTACGTTTAGGAAGTCTAATTCTTATACGTATTTTGTGAAAGGTAGTAATTTCTATAATAAGGTCAAAAAATTAAGCTTAATGGAATAA
- a CDS encoding ABC transporter substrate-binding protein: MELSNNIRKNLKTILLTMFLSVILAMSGCTTVQSDSNANNTVVNNTGVDSSTILLSDDLNNSLTINYPCKSVVSTYGMVPPIIYSLDAQDTIKAGKGIQGSDEFLKILNPNFDNMAQVNTENVEEIKKTNPDVVFAPYWNEKSGIYTQLTSLDVPVFFVDIETVPNYYKLLSNMGKMFNKSEKADYLITYYKEKVQFVKDTVEGTDKPKVLVLAHSAKKNSFWTPGGDFWGNEMVEIAGGESVSKELETGKMPVNVEQIANWNPDKIIVITYSRDFTSIDAKNQLMNDEGWKEINAVKNGEVYGMPNDGDSWDVLSPKFTLGLIWTAKVLHPEAMNISIKEEAIQQYIDVYNMTPEQISKVNIVGDEVD, translated from the coding sequence ATGGAATTGAGTAATAATATAAGAAAAAATTTAAAAACAATCCTATTAACAATGTTTTTATCTGTTATCTTGGCAATGTCGGGATGTACTACAGTTCAAAGCGACAGTAATGCTAACAATACAGTAGTTAATAATACGGGGGTCGATTCTTCAACTATTTTATTATCTGATGATTTAAACAATAGTTTAACGATAAATTACCCTTGTAAAAGTGTGGTTTCTACATATGGAATGGTACCACCGATAATATATTCTTTAGACGCTCAGGATACGATTAAAGCCGGTAAAGGTATTCAGGGAAGCGATGAATTCTTAAAAATATTAAATCCTAATTTCGACAATATGGCACAAGTAAATACTGAAAATGTAGAAGAAATTAAGAAAACCAATCCAGATGTTGTTTTTGCACCATACTGGAATGAAAAAAGTGGCATATACACACAATTAACCAGCTTAGATGTGCCAGTATTTTTCGTAGATATTGAAACAGTGCCTAATTACTATAAATTATTATCAAATATGGGTAAAATGTTCAATAAATCTGAAAAAGCAGATTATTTAATTACATATTATAAAGAAAAAGTTCAATTCGTGAAAGACACTGTCGAAGGCACTGATAAACCTAAAGTTTTAGTATTGGCACACAGTGCTAAGAAAAACTCATTCTGGACACCAGGGGGAGATTTCTGGGGCAATGAAATGGTAGAAATTGCTGGTGGAGAAAGTGTTTCAAAAGAACTTGAAACTGGTAAAATGCCCGTAAATGTGGAGCAAATAGCAAATTGGAATCCTGATAAAATAATCGTAATCACATATTCCAGAGATTTCACCTCAATAGATGCTAAAAATCAATTGATGAATGACGAAGGTTGGAAAGAAATAAATGCTGTTAAAAACGGTGAAGTTTATGGAATGCCTAATGATGGAGATTCTTGGGATGTTTTAAGCCCTAAATTTACATTGGGTTTAATTTGGACTGCAAAAGTTTTGCATCCTGAAGCTATGAATATATCAATAAAAGAAGAAGCAATCCAACAATACATTGACGTGTATAATATGACTCCAGAGCAGATTTCTAAAGTGAATATCGTCGGAGACGAAGTTGATTAA
- a CDS encoding FecCD family ABC transporter permease, with the protein MIKLIKMKKLTFKNSKDFKFIKHMLIALNLSNKFDKSNEIDKNTKINDNNINNNSNNKPNGKKTNYSLVLFPLIFIISFILSLFIGRLWFAPNEIFTNSLANNILLNVRLPRLIAVSLSGACLALSGVALQNLFKNYLAGPNILGVTSGSAFGAVLAILLLSYNPYAIQMSAFTFGIMAMVLTYTIGKKLNGSLRNESESSIINLVLSGIAVSALFSAGVGIIKYVADPADKLQAITYWLLGSFTGIRWDDVYITIIPLVVCIIGLNLLKWQFNILSMGEENAKSLGLNVKKYSALIILLATLGTSSATAMAGMVQWIGLVSPHMARLVVGVDNRRLIPASMFTGASLLLICDTIARSLTPSELPLSVMTSIIGVPILLKILIKNQNKF; encoded by the coding sequence ATGATAAAACTGATAAAGATGAAGAAATTAACTTTTAAAAATTCAAAGGACTTTAAATTTATTAAACATATGTTAATTGCACTTAATTTAAGTAATAAGTTTGATAAATCTAATGAAATTGATAAAAATACTAAAATTAACGATAATAATATCAATAATAATAGTAATAATAAACCTAATGGTAAAAAAACCAATTATTCATTAGTTTTATTTCCTTTAATTTTTATAATTTCCTTCATTTTATCTTTATTCATTGGAAGATTGTGGTTTGCCCCAAATGAAATATTTACTAATTCTTTAGCAAATAATATATTATTAAACGTTAGACTGCCGAGATTAATAGCAGTTTCACTTTCAGGTGCTTGTTTAGCTCTTTCAGGGGTGGCATTACAAAATTTATTTAAAAATTACTTGGCAGGACCTAATATACTAGGGGTGACAAGTGGTTCAGCGTTTGGTGCTGTTTTGGCAATTCTATTACTCTCATATAACCCATATGCAATACAAATGTCAGCTTTTACATTTGGTATTATGGCAATGGTACTCACATACACAATTGGGAAAAAATTAAATGGTAGTTTAAGAAATGAATCCGAATCCAGCATTATAAACTTAGTATTATCAGGTATTGCAGTTTCTGCATTATTTTCCGCAGGTGTAGGGATTATAAAATATGTTGCAGACCCTGCAGATAAATTGCAAGCAATTACATACTGGTTATTGGGTAGTTTTACCGGAATCCGGTGGGATGATGTGTATATTACAATAATACCTTTAGTTGTGTGTATAATTGGATTAAATCTATTAAAATGGCAGTTTAATATATTATCAATGGGTGAAGAAAATGCTAAATCTTTAGGTTTAAACGTTAAAAAGTATTCTGCACTTATAATATTACTTGCTACACTTGGAACGTCTTCCGCTACTGCAATGGCAGGTATGGTACAATGGATAGGATTGGTTAGTCCACATATGGCTCGTTTGGTGGTGGGGGTGGATAATAGACGTTTGATACCAGCGTCAATGTTTACAGGGGCGTCTTTATTGTTAATTTGCGATACGATAGCACGTTCTTTAACCCCTTCAGAATTACCGTTGAGTGTAATGACTTCAATAATTGGAGTTCCAATACTTTTAAAAATATTAATTAAAAATCAGAATAAATTTTAA
- a CDS encoding ABC transporter ATP-binding protein, translating to MAKKLMLNVSNVNFNYKFDNQKILNECNLKLKKGEVGCILGQNGVGKSTLLKCISGLLNYDGNVIISNNEISNIKPKERSKLITYSAQEFSINFNYSVFEILLMGRNPYVNFFNGPTNEDEELVYKTLNKLQIEHLANKSFLSLSGGQKRLVMIARALIQDSKVMIFDEPTSFLDFKNQVLILDVIKKISKEYGKTILFSLHDPNLTYFADTIFTMKNGTIVNSGGQDLLNKDTFMDIYGLSTDILQYNNKKIVIPNL from the coding sequence ATGGCAAAAAAACTAATGTTAAATGTTTCAAATGTAAATTTTAATTATAAATTTGATAATCAAAAAATATTGAATGAATGCAATTTAAAATTAAAAAAAGGAGAAGTTGGATGCATATTGGGGCAAAATGGGGTCGGAAAATCCACATTATTAAAGTGTATTTCAGGACTATTAAATTATGATGGAAATGTAATAATTTCAAATAATGAAATATCAAATATAAAACCAAAAGAACGTTCTAAGCTTATAACTTACTCTGCACAGGAATTTAGTATTAATTTTAATTATTCTGTCTTTGAAATATTGTTAATGGGTAGAAACCCGTATGTTAATTTTTTCAATGGCCCAACAAATGAGGATGAAGAATTAGTTTATAAAACACTAAATAAATTGCAAATTGAGCATTTGGCAAATAAAAGTTTCCTTTCTTTAAGTGGGGGTCAAAAAAGACTGGTAATGATTGCAAGAGCTCTAATTCAAGATAGTAAAGTAATGATATTTGATGAGCCCACAAGTTTCTTAGATTTTAAAAATCAAGTTTTAATATTGGACGTAATTAAAAAAATATCTAAAGAATATGGTAAAACAATTTTATTCTCTTTACACGACCCTAATTTAACATATTTCGCTGATACGATATTCACTATGAAAAATGGGACTATTGTGAATAGTGGCGGTCAGGATTTACTTAATAAAGACACATTTATGGATATTTATGGATTATCAACGGATATACTTCAATATAATAATAAAAAAATAGTAATTCCGAATTTATAA
- a CDS encoding Rossmann-like domain-containing protein → MIVEQMKDKAIELIKTDLESGNLKEVILKDFSLGVPYAYTVLEFVNKDGTSKEVLGAAMVLNEGGSCNKIENTTPDIYSLLNKISSFSYTDRALAVSTINAISQYYIITQDLEKQDAVEVILNLDGVKNIGFVGNIAPIAKELQKKGDYNIYVFDRGSSCCSTGSLMDTFEYRLLPEMDALFITGSTMVNDTIDMVLDRAINSKINVLTGPTAQMHPKLLDGTKITHLGSVMVNDVNDTVMNLKLGSSCGLFQKGTKYTINVENYK, encoded by the coding sequence ATGATAGTAGAACAGATGAAGGATAAAGCAATAGAATTAATAAAAACTGATTTAGAAAGCGGTAATTTAAAAGAAGTAATTTTAAAAGATTTTTCACTCGGAGTTCCTTACGCATACACGGTTTTAGAGTTCGTGAATAAAGATGGAACTTCAAAGGAAGTTTTAGGTGCAGCAATGGTATTAAATGAAGGTGGTTCTTGCAACAAAATAGAAAACACAACACCGGATATTTACTCATTACTCAATAAAATTTCAAGTTTTTCATATACTGACAGAGCTTTAGCAGTTTCAACCATAAACGCAATTTCTCAATACTACATAATCACGCAAGATTTAGAGAAGCAAGATGCTGTTGAAGTAATATTAAATTTAGATGGTGTAAAAAACATCGGATTTGTCGGAAATATTGCACCTATTGCAAAGGAATTGCAGAAAAAAGGCGATTACAACATTTATGTGTTTGATAGGGGTAGTTCTTGCTGTTCAACTGGTTCATTAATGGATACTTTTGAATACAGATTATTGCCCGAAATGGACGCTTTATTTATCACAGGTTCGACAATGGTAAATGATACAATTGATATGGTATTAGATAGGGCAATAAATTCAAAAATAAATGTTTTAACAGGACCTACTGCACAAATGCACCCAAAATTATTGGATGGAACAAAAATAACTCATTTGGGTTCTGTAATGGTAAATGACGTAAATGACACAGTTATGAACTTAAAATTAGGTTCTTCGTGTGGATTATTCCAAAAAGGGACTAAATATACAATAAATGTAGAAAATTACAAATAA
- a CDS encoding TldD/PmbA family protein — protein sequence MDLNLNCLNIEKIEKLLEIGTYADIRVLKSCSNNIVMKDGEVDEISGGNYGGVIVRVLENNGWGLATSNNINMTNIEELFDSAYKSAKLSNMHTNKEVIMKEVPIINDKVVSKVKINPLDISIEEKKEYMNIVNNNLKDENNQIVSKSVNYSDAEGASLLFTSEGTHIESEGIKTLMRMMAVSKGESLQFAFDKSGGDGFEAIANDNLEEKSRKVKERALRLLNAKPCPKGEFNVVLDPELAGVFIHEAVGHATEADLVLSNDSVFKDKIGEVVGSEEVSVIDDSTIEGSFGFYKYDNEGVKGTKSVLIENGVLKGYLHSRETAGRLNMEATGNSRAQALNKPIVRMSNTYIKSKDWKFDELIQDTKDGIYLIGSRGGQVDTGKGLFQFNSVEAFMIENGELTVSLKDAGLSGEIMSILHDVDAVSDDFYLSKGYCGKGGQSVPVGDGGGCIRTKTTLC from the coding sequence ATGGACTTAAATTTAAATTGCTTAAATATTGAAAAAATCGAGAAATTACTTGAAATAGGAACTTATGCAGATATTAGGGTATTAAAAAGCTGTTCCAACAACATAGTAATGAAAGACGGCGAAGTAGACGAAATATCCGGTGGAAATTATGGGGGCGTTATTGTTAGGGTGCTTGAAAATAACGGTTGGGGCTTAGCAACGTCCAATAATATAAATATGACCAATATCGAAGAATTATTCGATAGCGCCTACAAAAGTGCTAAATTATCAAATATGCACACCAACAAAGAAGTTATAATGAAAGAAGTGCCCATAATAAATGATAAAGTAGTATCAAAAGTTAAAATAAACCCATTGGATATTTCAATTGAAGAAAAAAAAGAATATATGAATATTGTAAATAACAACCTTAAAGACGAAAATAACCAAATTGTAAGCAAATCTGTCAATTATTCTGATGCAGAAGGTGCTTCATTATTATTTACAAGTGAAGGAACCCATATTGAGAGTGAAGGGATAAAAACACTTATGAGAATGATGGCTGTTTCAAAAGGGGAATCTTTACAGTTTGCATTTGATAAATCTGGCGGAGATGGTTTTGAAGCCATAGCTAACGATAATTTAGAAGAAAAAAGTAGAAAAGTTAAAGAAAGAGCTTTAAGATTACTTAATGCAAAACCTTGCCCAAAAGGAGAATTTAATGTGGTTTTAGACCCCGAATTAGCTGGTGTATTCATACACGAAGCAGTTGGACACGCTACTGAAGCAGATTTGGTATTATCTAACGATAGCGTATTTAAAGATAAAATAGGCGAAGTAGTAGGTAGTGAAGAAGTAAGTGTAATAGATGACTCCACAATCGAAGGTTCTTTTGGATTCTATAAATATGATAATGAAGGTGTGAAAGGAACTAAATCAGTACTTATTGAGAACGGCGTTTTAAAAGGATATTTACATTCTCGAGAAACTGCAGGAAGGCTTAATATGGAAGCAACTGGAAACTCAAGAGCTCAAGCACTTAATAAGCCTATCGTACGAATGAGTAATACATACATAAAGTCAAAAGACTGGAAATTCGACGAATTAATACAAGATACAAAAGACGGTATTTACTTAATTGGCTCTCGAGGTGGACAAGTCGATACGGGTAAAGGATTATTCCAATTCAATTCAGTTGAAGCTTTTATGATTGAAAACGGAGAATTAACTGTTTCACTTAAAGATGCAGGATTAAGTGGGGAAATTATGTCGATATTACACGATGTAGATGCAGTTAGTGATGATTTCTACCTTAGCAAAGGATATTGTGGTAAAGGAGGTCAAAGTGTACCGGTAGGTGATGGGGGAGGTTGCATAAGAACCAAAACCACATTATGCTAA